In the Gossypium arboreum isolate Shixiya-1 chromosome 10, ASM2569848v2, whole genome shotgun sequence genome, one interval contains:
- the LOC108488213 gene encoding ankyrin repeat-containing protein BDA1-like, which produces MDESLRKAATGKVNELYRVIQRNGNVLRCVDEVDFMERPLHIAAEEGCFEFAMEMMNLKPSFARKLNHQGSSPLHIAVRKGHKEMALRFLEIDKHLVRVRGKKASPDCIQDVTIENHTALHIAIQNNRLDVLQLLIPTLTRKDYYWEVVNRKDKDGNSALHIAAIYNQPKKMKTPINVVEDMDLSAMIFEVNMVYSDPREWLLDTCATCHICYDEDLFFELEPCKNREKLYMGNDATSKIKGKGTVVLMMTSIKELKL; this is translated from the exons ATGGATGAAAGTTTAAGAAAGGCTGCTACAGGAAAGGTTAACGAATTATATAGAGTAATTCAAAGAAATGGAAATGTTTTGAGGTGTGTTGATGAGGTGGATTTTATGGAGAGACCATTACATATAGCTGCAGAAGAAGGGTGCTTTGAGTTTGCAATGGAGATGATGAACTTAAAGCCATCATTTGCTCGAAAGCTAAACCACCAAGGTTCGAGCCCACTTCACATTGCAGTTAGAAAAGGGCATAAAGAGATGGCACTTCGCTTCTTGGAGATTGATAAACACCTTGTTCGTGTCAGAGGAAAGAAAG CTTCTCCTGATTGTATCCAAGATGTTACAATTGAGAATCACACTGCTTTGCATATTGCAATCCAAAACAATAGACTGGACGTTCTCCAACTCCTAATTCCAACGCTTACAAGGAAAGACTATTATTGGGAAGTGGTGAACCGGAAAGACAAAGATGGAAACAGTGCACTTCACATAGCCGCTATCTATAATCAACCCAAG AAAATGAAAACTCCCATTAATGTTGTGGAAGATATGGACTTATCTGCTATGATTTTTGAAGTCAATATGGTTTATTCAGATCCAAGAGAATGGTTGCTTGATACATGTGCCACATGTCACATCTGCTATGATGAAGACTTATTTTTTGAGTTGGAACCTTGTAAAAATAGGGAGAAGCTCTACATGGGCAATGATGCAACTTCCAAGATCAAGGGGAAGGGTACTGTGGTTTTGATGATGACTTCTATCAAAGAACTCAAGCTTTAA